Genomic window (Peromyscus maniculatus bairdii isolate BWxNUB_F1_BW_parent chromosome 10, HU_Pman_BW_mat_3.1, whole genome shotgun sequence):
TGCATGTACACaggtgtgtttgcatgtgtgcacgtgtgtgtgttgtgatacTGGGTTTCTCTTGAGACTGCTCCTCCACCGGCCTACTCTAGTGGGTCCTGAACAACATCTGGGACATGGAGGCTTCTGGTTCTCTGGTCTGCCTTCTCATCTTTCTAAAAAGCACTTCATGGtgactcttgaaaaaaaaaaaaatgggtggatGCAAACTCCATGCCTGGCCCCCCAGGGACAACCTATTCCCAAGGTTAATAGCAAGGCCAGAGTCAGGAGAGTGTGCCCTGTACCCTTGCACATACTCAGAAGGGACCTGTGATACTGTCACCATCTTGAAAACTTGACAGTCTTTGACTTCCCAGTTCATTTTGCTCCAGGCCTGCACACGATACAGCTGTTGCTGAGTGGAGGCCTGAATCTTCCTTGCCTGTTTCCCCTTCGGCCTCTGCCTGAGGTTAAGACAGTACTGCTTAGTCACAATTACCCCAGGGCCTGGAGAGCCAAGCCTCTTGGGAAATATTGGCTTTACATTTGGTGGTAAGATCCAGCCTGAACATTAGGGCTCAAAGTGGGTTATTTTGCAGTTGAATGTGAGATATGGCTCCATGGACATCCTTTTTTATCTGAAGACATAGTCTCACAGTCTAACCCGCTACAGGCCAGGATCCCTttaaactcctgaccctcctgcctccacctctcacaTACTGGAGTGTGTATGATCATGCTTCCTGTATGAGCAgctgggatgaaacccagggctttgtacacgCCAGGAGCAAGCACTctaacaactgagctacattccagtTTCAACCTGTgtactctttattttttatttacttatttattcctggctgtcctggaactcactctgtagaccaagttagcctcaaactcaaagagatcggcctgcctctgcctccctcgtgctgggattaaaggtgtgcgccaccatgcccatcaaataaaaattttaaaaataatttttaaagagaaacataaGGAAAGGTAGGATTTATCGTAGCCCACAGTTTGAGGATACGATCCACCGTAGCGGAAAGGCACACTGGCAGAAGCCTGAGACAGCTTTCTCAATGGGGAACATACGACCAGCAAATTTCCTGTCTGCTAAGAAATTAAACCCAGAACATGTAAAGAACTCCTAAAACTCAACTATAACAAAAGCAACCAGTGAATTAAAAAGGAGGCAATGAACCCGTGAGATGacaagtacccttaaccactgagccatctccccaacccctcctccacctgctttttgagagagggtcttccCGTACTTGGGAGTTCAGTTTTGGCTGGGGCTGGTTGGCCAGCCAGGCTCCCCTCCCTCCATGGCCCGGCTTCCAGGGCCCTTCCTTCCACTGGCCTGGCTTTTGCGCAGGTGCCGGGGATCCAAAGGCAGGTCGGTCCTCGTGTTTGCCCTGCAAGTACTTTACCATCAGAGACGTTTTTGAGAAAAGCACGTTTACAGGATGCTCTATGAATTAAAGCTACACTGGTACCGAAATTTCCAGCTTGGCGGATCAGGGCTCTTTGTAGTTCAACCGAATGTGCTTTTGGTCTGATTCATCCAAATAAGGCAGGGCCAGACCCACATTCCTGAGGTTCTGTGTCTAAGGCCTTACAGCTTGAAGCCAGCTCCACAGGCTGCTGGTGAGCTACTGAAGGATCCTCCACAGCACTGACTCTCCCGTAGTCAggccttcttgttcttttgtttttgaggcagggccccACACTTACAGTTCAGGCTCTCTGGAACTCAGCGATCCTCCGCCTACCTggagatgggattacaggcatgtgtcaccatgtttaGAAGCATTTGTATTGAGTGTGCACCTTAGGCCTCACGATGAAATGAGAAAGACCCAGGACCtgtttttgggggagggggtgggtaaTAATTACAGGTAGGATCTGGCCAGGATCCTGTTTAAATAGCTTCCTCCTGGAGAAAAAGCAAGATATTTTTGGAAAGTAggacatttaaaaagtatttcataaTCTTTCAAATGAGGGGGCTGCTTGTGTCCGCTCCCGAGTTGAAGAAAACGGAGGCGCTCAAAGGAACCGAGCAGGAAGCGATTGCCAGTGCAGGATGCCGATGCGGGCCCTGGACCTCCGCCCAGGGATGCCTGTTCGCATTTCCGTAGCGCAGGCCGCGCCGCAGGACCCCGCCCGACCTTGAAGGGCCGCTCGACCTTGAGGTCCACGTTTGCCTCAGTTACTCCCTCTGTGCAATGGGAAGATGTGCGTCATCACAGGGAAGGGCGGGAGGCCCCAACGCACTCCTAAGGACGGCCAGATTGCAGGGCCACCCTCCCCAACTGCCCTCCGACTCTCCCCCCACCGACCGCGCCGCAACCACTCGGCAGGAGCCCGCGGGCGGGAACCTGCCTCCGCGCCGCTACGGCGCACGCGCACCTCGCCCCCCGCCCCACCTCGCGCCCGCGTGCGCCCATAGGCCGCCCGCGCCGTCACTCCGCCTGGGAAGCAATTGCGATTGATCAAGGTCCAGGCGCGCGACCGGGCAGTGGGCGGGGACCCAGGCCGGATATAAAAGGGGCGGGCGGCCCGGCTCGTGCCGCTTTGCAGACGCCGCTGTCCCCTTGTCGCCGCTTGCTGCAGCCACCATGGTCAACCCCACCGTGTTCTTCGACATCACGGCCGATGGCGAGCCCCTGGGCCGCGTCTCCTTCGAGGTCGGGTGGGCGGTGGCGCTCCAGGGTGGGGTCCTGGGAGCGGTGGGGTGGGAGGCGCCCCCGGGGACGCTGGCCCACCCTCCGGAGGGGCGAGCGAGGGAGCGAGCGCGGGCGGGCGGCGGCGCCATTTCCTGACCAGGGGGCCATTTTGGGAGGCCGGCGAGGCGCGGGGaggccgggcgggcgggcggcggacAAAGCCGGGCGGGGCGCGGccgttgggggggagggggcggccccttcccccgcccgcccgcccgcctcggCCTGCCCGCGGGCGCACGTGGCTGCGCCCTGTGGGGCCCTGCGCGGCCCGGCGCACGTGCTCGGCGCGCCTCTCCCGTCCCGGAGCCGTTGGGCCCCGCCCTGCTGTGCCGCGGACCCGCGGGGGCCGCTTCCCCACCACCCTCCCCGAGCCGCCGCCGCCTTGCAGGGCGATCTGGGCAGAGCCCCTGCCTCGGGTCTCAAGGACGAAGGCTCGATGAGCCGGTGCGTGCTCGGTCGTCCCCGGCGGATCTAGCGGCTCCCGCTGGGAGGATGGGGTTTGCGAATGGGGAGGGGGTGCTCGAGTGCGGCGTGGGCGATGCCCCCGTTCGGCGTGAAGCGGCGAGGTTTGTGTAGAGGAGAGAGGCCCAGAACATCCCTCTGCCGCCCCCCACCCCGCGAGCGGAAACGGGAAAGGCCTGGCCTTTGCTTGGTGCCCAAGCGCCGCCTCCCGTCGCAGTGATGGCGCAGCGGGGGAGGCGCTCTGGAATCCCTCCCGATTGCCCTCTGTGGAACAGGCATGTTAGGGCTGGCCACGCTGCAGTCTGGTGTTGACCAAGCTGGATTGCCAGTGGTTAGTTACCTAATTGGTTTTGGAGGTGTTAAATGGCTGCTTAAAGGACAGATAGTAATTAGGATCCTGAGCAGttggtgtgtttcttttataaaattaaatatcctGTTCTCGTTAACCCCAGTACCAGGCCTGAGGCCATAGAGAAATAGAATGCTGCTTAGTGTCTGCCCTATTAAACTTTTTCTCCAAAACTACCACAGTGCAGCACATAGTAGGTACATAGTCTTCAGCCAGAGTTTTATCTGTAGTCAGAGCTGATAATTGACAAGGGCTCTTGTGGAAACTTGGCCTAAGCTTGGTGCTGGGCAGCAGGTTAGTATCAGGTTAGCCAAAGCTTAATGGAAATGAGACGACATGCAGGTCGGTAGGTGACAATGGAGATGGAGCTGCCAAGCAGGGCTTTGAAGTAGTACGTGCGATGAAAGAAATGTGGGCTTGCAAAGCTCTGAGGAAAGGAGTTTAAACCTTCTCAAAGAGCCCGTGGATTTAAAAGAAACATATCCTCTAAGAGGATGCAGATAGTACAACTAATTTACTGTCATCTGGTAAGTTGAAAAAGAATCCCTGGCTTTTAACTAGCTATGAAAGGGCTTGTAAACATTGAGGAAAGGTTCAAAGCACCTACTAGTAGGTAAGGGACCTCGCTACCAAGACAACCACTTCCCTGATACTTAAGAGCTAGGCCATGACAGGTTGCAGGTGGTAGCATTCTCATTGCCAGTGACTAAGACAGCTTATTTACCTGGTTGTGCATTGTGTGACAGTGCTTTCTTTCAGAATTTTTGATTTAAGGTTCCAACATGAAGTTAGGGGAGGTGATGTACATTTGAGAAGCCTGAAGTCTATTCAGAAGTAGGTGTGATGTATTAAAAGCTCTTGAGTCACATTTAAGGAGTCTGTCGCTATTTCTAAGTCATGACCAGTTCCAGATTTTTGGCATGTTTTTGGTTCTCATGTTTCTCAACCCAACCCTTAAAGCTTTTAAGAGTGATTCTTACTGGGATTTGAAGATTATTACTGAAGTAGTGTTCTCCTAGTGAGAAAACAAATTTATGATGTACAAATCCCTAAAGCTAAGGGCATTAAGCATGAGAATATTGACCTATGTATTAATTAGCTGTCTTTTTCCTTACAGTTATTTGCAGACAAAGTTCCAAAGACAGCAGGTTGGtttaattttctatatttaaCACGTTTCAtggataaaataatttaaaagagaaagtgtatgtgtacatactctgtttttgtttctaacaGAAAACTTCCGCGCCCTGAGCACTGGAGAGAAAGGATTTGGCTATAAGGGTTCCTCCTTTCACAGGATTATCCCAGGATTTATGTGCCAGGTATGAATGGACTGGATTTTTAGTTCCTCAGTTTAGGATTGAACCAGAACAATGCTTCAGTTGCACTTTACCTGAACCAGTAGTAGACCCTTTCCAGTTAGCCTTgttttttcttatgtgtgtgtatgggcataACATAGTGTACACTACAGGTCAGTTCTCCATCCACCTTtatgtcctggggattgaatcagGTCTTCCAGCCTAATGGCTGATTCCTTTTACTCGCTGAGCTGAGCCGTCTCATTGGCCCCAGCACAGGTTGTTGTTCTGGCCTTCAACTCcttatcctctggcctcttcccatgtactgggattccagatgtCCTTACACACCAACCTTTTTAGACTGTGTACCGTGGACTAGGATGAGCCCtgtgaagtgcttgccacacaaggaTCCCCaaactgaggacctgagtccctgtaaaagctgggtgtggtgacactcATGAGCTGTCAATTAGCCTAATCAAAACTTTGAGcgccaggccagtgagagacttgaCTTTGTCTGGAACAAAAAGTGGGTGGCCCTTGCAGAACAGAGTTGAGATCCTGTGGCTTGTGTGcacacaacaaaaataagaaatctaTCTGTAAAGGCTGTGCCTTGCAGACTTTTCAGTTAACATTCCTGAAGTGACAGATTTCGGTCTGATGTCACAGGGTGGTGACTTCACACGCCATAATGGCACTGGCGGCAGATCCATCTACGGAGAGAAATTTGAGGATGAGAACTTCGTCCTGAAGCATACAGGTCCTGGCATCTTGTCCATGGCAAATGCTGGACCAAACACAAATGGTTCCCAGTTTTTCATCTGCACCGCCAAGACTGAGTGGTAAGAAACACAGTGAATGTGTATTTGAAAGAGCATGGCCCTGCTGAGGGACTTGTGTGGAGTGTTTCTTTCATCCCATCTTAGTGGAGATGAAGTCTGTGAGAGtcctgattgtgtgtgtgcatgtatttgtctTGGATTGTTTTGTAGCAGTTCTTCGTGTGCTGTCTTCCACTAATTGCTGATGATGGTCATTCTACAGGCTGGATGGCAAACACGTGGTCTTCGGGAAGGTGAAAGAAGGCATGAACATTGTGGAAGCCATGGAGCGCTTTGGGTCCAGGAATGGCAAGACCAGCAAGAAGATCACCATTTCCGACTGTGGACAACTCTAATTCTTTCGACTTGCGGGCTTCCTACCCACCAGACCATTCCTTCTGTAGCTCAGgagagcacccccaccccatctgctCGCAGTACCCTATAATCTCCGCTCTCACTGAAGTTCTCTGGGTTCCATATTCTCCTCATTCCCCTCCAAGTCTAGCTGGATTGCAGAGTTAAGTTTATGATTATGAATAAAAACTAAGTAAGAACCGTTTGTCCTTGTTTGTATTGAGGTGTTCATAGAGGTCTCTAAGCAATTGGTTAGGTTACTTGACTATGAAGATAAAAGCACTGCCGAAGGCTTTTATTTGTCTTCCCTAACTCaaggtcttttgttgttgtagtaggtcaggctggcctcaccctccagtctctgcctcacTTAATCTgctggcaccaccaccaccaccaccaccaccaccaactcaAGAGGTCTTAAACTGCTGCTGAATATTCCAAGGTAGAAGCATGCTAAAAAACCAGGACTCAGAGACTGGGTAGATCAGCCCGTACTGCTGTAGGAAGTTCCCATTTGGTGTGTTTAAACATTAAATcctgtgaatttttttaaagttttttttcttaatggtttttattatgtatacagaagagggtgccagatttcattacagatggttgtaagccaccatgtgggtgctgggaattgaactcaggtcctctggaagagcagttggtgctcttaacctctgagccatctctccagcccctaaatcttgtgaatttatgtctgtggggactgctgtgtgtgtgtcagaataaGTTTGGAGTCTGGGTCCTAACCTTTACCAGCTAAGCCATCGTTGGGCTCCAGATTTGATTCTCCCAGAGGTGACAGAAGATCAAGAGTGAGCAGAATGGAGTACAAGCCTGACAAACCTGGCTTAATCTTGAAACCCATGTCAGATGGGAGGCCAAAGTTGACCTTTCTGGTCTTGGTACctggtgcacaaacatgcatacatataaaacgCTCAGGTTCAGAAGTTACCTTGGTTCCATGTTggtttttggtgtatgtgtgtttacagtCTGGAGGCTTCagacctctggagctggagttagagatggctaagccacctgatgtggttATTGAGAATTGAACTCTAATCCTTTGCAAGTGCTGAGTCATCCATCCAGTTCTTAAATGCTTTTTAGTTTGTATTTATTCTGTGGGATGGGGATACATGTGGAGGTTTTAGGACAAGTTTCAGGATTTGGATCTTTGGACCATAGTTTCACAGGGcttgatctcaggtcctcagatttTGTGGCAAGTACTTTTTATGCACTGATTTACCACTCCCAATATTTCATAttacctatatttttaaaatgtttataaaataatacttAGATGTAATTTACATGTAATTGGAATTAAGAGTGTTAAACATGTCCCTTTCAACAACAGAATCACATTACTAGAATGGAGTGTCAGTTCTTGTCAGCTTGTTACCAATCGACACAGACCTgggaagggacttttttttttttttaagtttattttacataccaaccacagatctctctaactcacctcccattccctccaaAAAGGGAAGGtctcccatggtgagtcagcagagcctggtacattcagttgaggcggGTCCAAACCCTCTCCCTGTATCAAGACTGTtttcataggtagtgggcttcaaAGAGCcagttcgccgggcggtggtggtgcacggctttaatcccagcactcgggaggcagaggcaggcggatctctgtgagttcgaggacagcctggtctacagagcgagatccaggaaaggcgcaaagctacacagagaaaccctgtctcgaaaaaaaaaaacaggaaaaaaaaaaaaaaaaacagttcatgtaccagggatggatcctgatcctactgccagggcccCCCCAAGCTGACAAACTACGCAACTGTCTGGGTGATGTAGAGCGCCTAgcccagtctcatgcaggctccacagctgtcgatgtaaagttcatgagttcccactagcttgttTCAGTTGTCGCTAGGTTTTCTCATCATGaacttgacaccccccccccccccaccccccccccccccccccccccccccccccccccccccccgctcatATCCCTCTTCACTGGactcctggtgcttggctgtggatctctgcatctgcttttgtcagttactggatggaggctctgtgatgacagtgtattcaccaatctgattactggtgtaggccagctcaggcaccctcttcactattgctagtagtctaagctactggggtggattcctgggaacttccctagcaccaggtttcttcctgtccccatgatgtcttcctctgtcaagatatctccttccccttttcccactccatccttgttccagttcaaccatcccattcccttatggttttttctttttggttttggtttttctttctttttctttttttttttctttttttttttggtttttcgagacagggtttctttgtgtagctttgcacctttgcacctctcctggaactcacttggtagcccaggctggcctccaactcccagagatccacctggctcttcctcctgagtgctgggattaaaggcgtgcgccgccgccgccgccgccgccgccgccgccgccgccgccgccaccaccaccaccacctggcctttttctttttttttttttaagataaaatttattatgtatatagtattctgtctgcatgtgtccctgaaggctagaagagggcaccagatctcattacagatggttgtaagccaccatgtgggtgctgagaattgaactcaggacctctggaagagcagtttgtgctcttaaccactgaaccatctctccagccctggttttggtttttcaagacagggtttctctgtgtaatagtcctggctttcctgtaaTTCACTTtttagatcaggctgtccttgaactcagagatccacctgcctgcctcccgagtgctactaaaaggtgtgcgccaccaccaccaccaccaccacctggtctcCCTTATATTTTTATCCCCCATCCTCTACTCTcttttgccccctccccccattcccagtTTTCTCAGGAGGTCTCATCTATCTCAGGAAGGGACTTTGAATAGAGGAATTGCCCCTCCATCAGATTAGACTGTGGCATGTCAGTGGGGCATATTCatggaggagggctcagcccattgtgggtggtgccaatcCCTAGGCCGGTAGGACTGGGCTATATAAAGGcaggtgagcaagccatgggaacaaACTATTAAGCAGGGGGGTTccatgacttttttttgtttgtttgttttgttttgtttttcgagatgggtttttctgtgtagttttgcgcgtttcctggaactcactttggagaccaggcttgcctcgaactcacagagatccacctgcctctgcctcccgagtactgggattaaaggcgtgcgttaCCAACATGATTTCTACTTCAGCCTCCAGTGGTGAGTTCTTTGATGGCTTTCCCCCATGATGGCCTGTCAGGTGTAAATGAAATAGACCctttcggccgggcggtggtggcgcacgcctttaatcccagcactcgggaggcagaggcaggcggatctctatgagttcgaggccagcctggactaccaagtgagtcccaggaaaggcgcaaagctacacagagaaaccctgtctcgaaaaaccaaaaaaaaaaaaaaaaaaaaaaaaaaaaaaaaaaaaaaaaaaaaaaaaaaagaaatagaccctttcctccccaggttgacTTTGGTTGTGGTGTTCACAGCACAGAAAGCAGGCTAGAAGTCTTCATCATGAGtatttgtgtgagtgtacatgcatctgtgagtgcaggtgccccaggaggtcagaagagggtgttgggtccctggAGTGGTGAGCCACCCGATATGAGTGTTAGGAACCAAagttggatcctctgcaaaagcaataaacactcttaaccactgagctgtctccagccctattattttaaaaagtatgcaGACAGACTGAAGAGATAGctatggttaagagcatttgttttttgcagaagacctagaTTCCAGttgtagcacccacatggtggttcacaaccatctgtaactccagttccagggaatccagtgcccacttctgacctccatgggcaccaagtaTATAGGGTGCATctccatacacacaggcaaaatactcaacagttttgttttaattagtttttaaaaagggtTGTTCCCTGATCTCAAAGCAATGCTGTTTTCTAGCCCagtgtggcgcacacctttgattccagcacttgggggccaGGGACAGGCAGAAttattgagttctaggccagcctggtctacagaacaaagttccagggcaaccagggcaacacagagaaaccctgtctgaaaaacaaaatacaaaacaatgttTCTTAACTCTACCTGTCTGCTTTACACTTCATACATGata
Coding sequences:
- the LOC102905015 gene encoding peptidyl-prolyl cis-trans isomerase A, producing the protein MVNPTVFFDITADGEPLGRVSFELFADKVPKTAENFRALSTGEKGFGYKGSSFHRIIPGFMCQGGDFTRHNGTGGRSIYGEKFEDENFVLKHTGPGILSMANAGPNTNGSQFFICTAKTEWLDGKHVVFGKVKEGMNIVEAMERFGSRNGKTSKKITISDCGQL